A portion of the Bacillus sp. es.034 genome contains these proteins:
- the pdxS gene encoding pyridoxal 5'-phosphate synthase lyase subunit PdxS: protein MKTGTDRVKRGMAEMQKGGVIMDVVNAEQAKVAEAAGAVAVMALERVPADIRAAGGVARMADPRIIEEVMGAVSIPVMAKARIGHIVEARVLESMGVDYLDESEVLTPADEEYHLNKRDFTVPFVCGCRDLGEAARRIGEGASMLRTKGEPGTGNIVEAVRHMRKVNAQVRKLVSMNEDEIMTEAKLLGAPYELLLEIKENGRLPVVNFAAGGIATPADAALMMELGADGVFVGSGIFKSENPEKFARAIVEATTHYQDYKLIAELSKELGVAMKGVEISSILPENRMQDRGW from the coding sequence ATGAAGACTGGTACAGATCGTGTAAAAAGAGGTATGGCTGAAATGCAAAAAGGCGGCGTGATCATGGACGTTGTCAATGCAGAGCAGGCAAAAGTTGCTGAAGCTGCGGGTGCAGTTGCGGTAATGGCTTTAGAACGAGTTCCAGCAGACATCCGTGCTGCAGGTGGAGTGGCAAGAATGGCAGATCCTCGTATTATTGAAGAAGTGATGGGTGCCGTGTCGATTCCGGTAATGGCGAAGGCTCGTATCGGTCATATCGTTGAGGCAAGGGTCCTTGAATCAATGGGTGTTGATTATCTTGATGAAAGTGAAGTATTGACGCCGGCTGATGAAGAGTACCATTTAAATAAAAGAGATTTCACGGTTCCTTTCGTATGCGGATGCCGAGATTTAGGTGAAGCTGCCCGCCGTATCGGTGAAGGGGCATCTATGCTTCGTACAAAGGGTGAGCCTGGGACAGGTAACATCGTTGAAGCGGTTCGTCATATGCGTAAGGTAAATGCTCAAGTACGTAAGCTAGTGAGCATGAATGAAGATGAGATCATGACAGAAGCGAAGTTACTGGGAGCTCCATACGAATTATTGTTAGAAATTAAGGAAAACGGTCGTTTACCTGTTGTAAACTTTGCTGCAGGCGGAATTGCCACACCAGCTGATGCTGCTCTTATGATGGAACTCGGGGCTGACGGAGTATTCGTAGGCTCTGGTATCTTCAAGTCAGAGAACCCTGAGAAATTCGCAAGAGCGATTGTAGAAGCAACTACTCACTACCAGGATTACAAGTTGATCGCAGAACTGTCTAAAGAGCTTGGTGTAGCCATGAAGGGCGTAGAAATTTCTTCTATCCTCCCTGAAAACCGCATGCAAGATCGTGGATGGTAA
- a CDS encoding glutathione peroxidase — protein MTTIYDFTVKRANGSVTSLDEYRGKVMLIVNTASKCGFTPQFEELQGLYEEYKEEGLVVLGFPCDQFMNQEFDNQDDIMEFCQVNYGVSFPMFAKVDVKGKEAHPLFTFLTREKKGVLLSNIKWNFTKFLVGKNGEVFDRYSPQTNPRKIEDDIKKLLQAE, from the coding sequence ATGACGACAATTTATGATTTTACTGTTAAGAGAGCGAATGGGTCTGTGACGTCGCTGGACGAGTATCGTGGGAAGGTCATGCTGATTGTGAACACAGCAAGTAAGTGTGGCTTTACGCCCCAATTTGAAGAGCTTCAGGGCCTGTATGAAGAGTATAAAGAAGAAGGGCTTGTCGTATTGGGTTTTCCGTGTGATCAATTCATGAACCAGGAGTTCGATAATCAGGATGATATTATGGAATTCTGTCAGGTAAATTACGGAGTATCATTCCCGATGTTTGCGAAGGTGGATGTAAAGGGAAAGGAAGCTCACCCATTATTCACATTTTTAACCCGGGAGAAAAAAGGCGTTCTTCTTTCAAATATTAAATGGAACTTCACTAAGTTTTTGGTTGGGAAAAATGGTGAGGTATTCGACCGGTATTCGCCACAAACCAATCCCCGTAAAATTGAGGATGATATTAAAAAGTTGCTTCAGGCTGAATAG
- the guaB gene encoding IMP dehydrogenase, with protein MWDSKFAKEGLTFDDVLLLPAKSEVLPKDVNISVELTDSIKLNVPVISAGMDTVTEAEMAIAMARTGGLGIIHKNMSIEQQAEQVDKVKRSESGVISDPFFLTPDHQVFSAEHLMGKYRISGVPIVNNEQEQKLVGILTNRDLRFIQDYSIQISDVMTKENLVTAPVGTTLEEAEKILQQYKIEKLPLIDQEGTLKGLITIKDIEKVIEFPNSAKDAQGRLLVGAAVGISKDTLTRVEHLVKAHVDVIVIDTAHGHSAGVLSIVREIREAYPTLNIVAGNVATAEATRELIEAGADVVKVGIGPGSICTTRVVAGVGVPQITAVYDCATEARKHGKSIIADGGIKYSGDIVKALAAGGHAVMLGSLLAGTSESPGETEIFQGRRFKVYRGMGSVSSMEKGSKDRYFQEEAKKFVPEGIEGRIPYKGPLADTLYQLVGGLRSGMGYCGTKDLFDLREKAQFIKMTGAGLRESHPHDVQITKEAPNYSL; from the coding sequence ATGTGGGATTCTAAATTTGCTAAAGAAGGTTTAACGTTTGACGATGTGCTATTATTACCAGCTAAATCAGAGGTGTTACCAAAGGATGTAAACATCTCTGTTGAATTAACGGACTCAATTAAGCTGAATGTTCCTGTCATCAGTGCAGGGATGGATACTGTAACCGAAGCTGAAATGGCAATTGCAATGGCTCGAACAGGTGGACTCGGTATCATCCACAAGAATATGAGTATTGAACAGCAGGCTGAACAGGTCGATAAAGTAAAACGTTCCGAAAGTGGAGTTATCTCTGATCCATTCTTTTTAACTCCAGATCATCAAGTTTTTTCTGCAGAGCACTTGATGGGCAAATATAGAATTTCCGGTGTTCCGATTGTGAACAACGAGCAAGAACAGAAGCTTGTCGGGATTTTAACGAATCGCGACCTTCGTTTCATCCAGGATTATTCGATCCAGATTTCGGATGTCATGACGAAAGAGAATCTTGTAACGGCTCCAGTCGGCACTACCCTAGAAGAAGCGGAAAAAATTCTTCAGCAATATAAGATTGAAAAGCTGCCTTTGATCGATCAAGAAGGAACACTCAAAGGATTGATTACGATCAAGGATATTGAGAAAGTCATCGAGTTCCCGAATTCGGCTAAAGATGCTCAAGGGCGTTTATTAGTAGGAGCAGCAGTTGGTATTTCAAAGGACACATTAACTCGTGTAGAACATTTGGTTAAAGCCCATGTGGATGTCATCGTGATCGATACGGCTCACGGTCATTCCGCTGGAGTCCTTTCTATTGTTCGTGAAATACGTGAAGCTTATCCAACGTTAAATATCGTTGCAGGTAATGTAGCGACGGCTGAAGCGACAAGAGAATTGATTGAAGCAGGTGCAGATGTGGTCAAAGTGGGAATCGGACCTGGTTCGATCTGTACAACCCGCGTTGTTGCAGGTGTAGGGGTTCCACAAATTACCGCTGTGTATGATTGTGCAACGGAAGCAAGGAAGCACGGTAAGAGCATCATCGCCGATGGAGGCATCAAGTACTCCGGTGATATCGTGAAAGCCTTGGCAGCCGGAGGACATGCAGTGATGCTTGGAAGCTTATTGGCAGGGACATCTGAAAGCCCTGGCGAAACGGAAATCTTCCAAGGTCGCCGCTTTAAAGTATATAGAGGGATGGGTTCTGTCAGCTCCATGGAAAAAGGATCAAAGGACCGCTATTTCCAAGAAGAAGCGAAAAAGTTCGTTCCAGAAGGCATCGAGGGGCGTATTCCTTATAAAGGACCTTTAGCCGATACATTGTATCAGCTGGTCGGGGGCTTGCGTTCAGGAATGGGATACTGTGGAACGAAAGATTTATTCGACTTAAGAGAAAAGGCGCAGTTCATTAAAATGACAGGTGCCGGCCTTCGTGAAAGTCATCCACATGATGTTCAGATTACGAAAGAAGCACCAAACTACTCTTTATAA
- a CDS encoding YaaC family protein, producing the protein MNEISQHWDFIHYFQSAEYSQKFLKKCYEKLGSIQAEVKSYDNCYPFMYYLEQGELYYKQAMLSPLSLKPILLFYGYIHFIKAIVLTEDPEYPETTTVLAHGITSRKRKKQQYRFLQDEVKVQKNGLFSHFSDLVFHVKHIIGEKYKMEDLLVQIPELEEAFLILLKKKTMFWFTDQHELTIDESLLSHFHMSESLFTQYMNEKITGNSIWITNDKLHASSAEEHLPVRWHLNKNRSALPGIRNEASGIPEVLIHYAILYNLSMIARYETEWWVELLKNRTNEDYPIITTFLNVTTEKSPYLLLKILKDKT; encoded by the coding sequence TTGAACGAAATAAGTCAGCACTGGGACTTCATTCACTATTTTCAATCAGCGGAATACTCCCAGAAGTTTCTAAAAAAATGTTACGAAAAACTGGGTTCCATCCAAGCTGAAGTAAAGAGTTATGATAACTGTTATCCATTCATGTATTACCTGGAACAAGGAGAGCTTTATTATAAGCAAGCCATGTTGTCTCCACTTTCACTAAAGCCCATATTGCTTTTTTATGGATACATTCATTTCATTAAAGCGATTGTCCTGACAGAAGATCCGGAATACCCTGAAACAACAACGGTTCTTGCTCATGGGATTACCTCAAGAAAAAGAAAGAAGCAGCAGTACAGGTTTCTACAGGATGAGGTAAAGGTTCAGAAAAACGGCCTTTTCTCACACTTTTCGGACCTCGTGTTCCACGTGAAACATATCATCGGAGAAAAATACAAAATGGAAGATCTGCTCGTTCAAATACCTGAACTCGAAGAAGCATTTCTGATTCTGCTCAAAAAGAAAACCATGTTCTGGTTCACCGACCAGCACGAACTGACGATCGACGAGTCCTTACTCTCCCACTTTCATATGTCCGAGTCTTTATTTACACAGTACATGAACGAAAAAATAACGGGGAATTCAATCTGGATTACAAATGACAAGCTGCACGCATCGAGCGCTGAGGAACACCTGCCTGTCAGATGGCATTTAAACAAAAACCGATCGGCACTGCCAGGGATTCGAAACGAAGCATCAGGCATACCTGAAGTACTCATCCACTATGCCATTCTATATAACCTGAGCATGATTGCCCGGTACGAAACCGAATGGTGGGTGGAACTATTAAAAAACCGCACCAATGAAGACTATCCAATCATTACGACGTTTCTCAACGTCACAACAGAAAAGTCACCCTATCTATTACTCAAGATACTTAAGGATAAAACATAG
- a CDS encoding D-alanyl-D-alanine carboxypeptidase family protein encodes MMAMSMVQKPANAQGDLDVNAKAAILVEASTGKILYEKNSDTAQGIASMTKMMTEYVLLEAVKEGKVKWDQTYTVPTKISNMSHNDNLSNVPLREEGTYKIKDLYEAMAIESANAAAMAIAETVAGSQEKFVQMMNDKAKELGLENYKFVNVTGLNNKDLAPYVDQVVGGADEENVMSAKDTATLAYRLMKDFPEILDTSKIAKKTFAEGTEDAFPMKNWNWMLPGLIREYEGMDGLKTGTTDFAGGCFTGTAERDGMRYITVVMNVDISSGENSYDARFNETRKMLDYAFTNFTMEEVLPADYKVKGHKTLPVQKGKEKEVQIKTDSPLSMVVKNGEEDQYKPKFVLDKKKLNDNGELTAPIKEGEKVGYITLEAKGKKDLGYLTDKGTNASKASVVTVDGIEKANWFVLSMRAVGGFFGDIWDSITSTVKGWF; translated from the coding sequence ATGATGGCAATGAGTATGGTGCAGAAACCTGCCAATGCTCAAGGTGACTTGGATGTAAACGCAAAAGCTGCGATTTTAGTAGAAGCAAGTACAGGTAAGATTCTGTATGAAAAGAATTCCGATACTGCTCAAGGAATTGCAAGTATGACGAAGATGATGACGGAGTACGTGTTACTTGAAGCGGTTAAAGAAGGTAAAGTGAAATGGGATCAGACATACACGGTTCCGACAAAAATTTCGAATATGTCCCATAATGATAATCTGAGTAATGTTCCATTAAGAGAAGAGGGTACATATAAAATCAAAGATCTGTATGAGGCAATGGCAATTGAATCTGCAAATGCTGCAGCGATGGCTATCGCTGAAACTGTAGCCGGTTCTCAAGAAAAGTTTGTTCAAATGATGAATGATAAAGCCAAAGAACTTGGCTTGGAAAACTATAAATTTGTCAATGTGACTGGATTGAATAATAAAGATTTAGCTCCTTATGTGGATCAAGTGGTCGGTGGAGCGGATGAAGAAAATGTGATGTCTGCGAAAGATACCGCAACTCTTGCTTATCGATTGATGAAAGATTTCCCTGAAATCCTTGATACATCAAAAATTGCAAAGAAAACATTCGCTGAAGGCACTGAAGATGCTTTCCCGATGAAAAACTGGAACTGGATGCTGCCTGGATTAATCCGTGAATACGAGGGTATGGACGGTTTAAAAACCGGTACGACTGATTTTGCGGGTGGATGTTTTACCGGAACAGCTGAAAGGGATGGAATGCGTTATATTACAGTGGTGATGAACGTGGATATCAGCTCTGGTGAGAATTCTTATGACGCACGGTTTAATGAAACAAGAAAAATGTTAGATTACGCTTTTACTAATTTCACAATGGAAGAAGTCCTTCCTGCTGACTACAAAGTAAAAGGCCATAAAACACTTCCTGTTCAAAAAGGTAAAGAAAAAGAAGTTCAAATCAAAACCGATTCTCCATTAAGCATGGTGGTTAAGAACGGTGAAGAAGATCAATACAAGCCTAAGTTTGTGTTGGATAAGAAAAAGTTGAATGACAATGGCGAACTGACGGCTCCTATTAAAGAAGGAGAAAAGGTCGGGTATATCACGCTGGAAGCTAAAGGTAAAAAAGATCTAGGTTATCTTACGGATAAAGGGACAAACGCTTCAAAAGCATCTGTTGTGACAGTGGATGGTATCGAGAAAGCGAACTGGTTCGTCCTTTCCATGAGAGCCGTCGGTGGCTTCTTCGGAGATATCTGGGATTCCATTACCTCTACGGTTAAAGGCTGGTTCTAA
- the pdxT gene encoding pyridoxal 5'-phosphate synthase glutaminase subunit PdxT, which yields MLNIGVLGLQGAVREHVRSIEASGAKAIVVKRVEQLEEIQGLIMPGGESTTMRRLIDRYGFMEPLRQFAEAGKPIFGTCAGLILLAKHIVGYEEPHLGVMDVAVERNSFGRQKESFEADLSIAHVGEGFNAVFIRAPHIVEAGEDVEILAKHNERIVLARHGQFLGCSFHPELTDDHRLTAFFVEMVKESMEKTIA from the coding sequence ATGTTGAACATCGGTGTATTAGGACTTCAAGGTGCCGTCAGGGAGCATGTACGTTCAATCGAGGCCTCTGGGGCCAAGGCGATCGTCGTGAAGCGTGTAGAGCAACTGGAAGAGATTCAGGGGCTCATCATGCCTGGCGGAGAAAGTACGACGATGAGAAGGCTGATTGACCGCTATGGCTTTATGGAGCCGTTAAGGCAATTCGCAGAAGCAGGGAAACCGATCTTTGGAACATGTGCCGGTTTGATTCTGTTAGCGAAGCATATTGTCGGTTACGAAGAACCTCATCTTGGGGTGATGGATGTGGCGGTGGAGCGTAATTCATTTGGCCGTCAGAAGGAAAGCTTCGAAGCGGACCTTTCGATTGCCCATGTAGGAGAAGGATTCAATGCCGTCTTCATTCGTGCGCCTCATATCGTGGAAGCGGGAGAAGATGTTGAAATCCTGGCGAAGCATAATGAGCGTATCGTGCTTGCCCGCCATGGTCAGTTCCTCGGCTGTTCTTTCCATCCTGAATTGACGGATGATCATCGTTTGACCGCTTTCTTCGTTGAAATGGTGAAGGAAAGCATGGAGAAAACAATCGCATAA
- a CDS encoding HD-GYP domain-containing protein: MKVHRGEIQLGCIVAEDIMGLAANPIIPKNTVLEEEHMNILQAFHINELYIEKTKADGNPFKSPLSSDKVSDQEETNSQETIGFVDLYLTTVKEYKKEFLNWQSGTAVNVARVRELILPVIQEVEQNHIYIYSLQHYSTKKEYLYHHAVSVSIISAFIGKKIGLQSGQINQLALAGALADCGMAKVSPHILSKDQPLTESEFKEVKLHTANGYKMIKDTPLLKTETKLAIFQHHERFDGTGYPASEKSERIHLYSQIVGIADVFHAMTSERMYRSKQPIFKVLDMISKDLFGKFDIKVVEGLLQLMGDLRTGTPVRLSTGEFGEVIYTKPNAFTSPIVKLKNEEIVDLSLQKDIYITEVFI; the protein is encoded by the coding sequence TTGAAGGTCCATCGTGGCGAAATACAATTAGGCTGCATCGTAGCAGAGGATATCATGGGATTGGCAGCAAACCCGATCATTCCAAAGAATACGGTGCTAGAAGAAGAACATATGAATATCCTGCAAGCATTCCATATCAACGAGTTATACATAGAGAAGACAAAAGCCGACGGGAATCCATTCAAGTCACCTCTTTCTTCTGATAAAGTCTCGGATCAGGAAGAGACGAATTCTCAGGAGACAATAGGTTTTGTAGACCTTTACTTAACCACAGTTAAGGAATATAAGAAGGAATTCTTGAATTGGCAGTCGGGTACGGCCGTTAATGTCGCAAGAGTGAGAGAACTCATCCTCCCCGTTATTCAAGAGGTGGAACAAAATCATATATACATATATTCCCTTCAACACTATTCAACGAAGAAAGAATATCTCTACCATCATGCGGTTTCAGTAAGTATCATCAGTGCTTTTATAGGGAAGAAGATCGGTTTGCAGTCGGGACAGATCAATCAACTGGCATTAGCGGGGGCACTGGCTGACTGTGGGATGGCGAAGGTGAGCCCCCACATATTATCCAAGGATCAGCCCCTGACAGAGAGTGAATTTAAAGAAGTGAAGCTGCATACGGCAAATGGGTATAAGATGATCAAAGATACTCCACTCTTAAAAACGGAAACAAAACTTGCGATCTTTCAGCATCATGAACGTTTTGATGGAACAGGATATCCTGCCTCCGAAAAGAGCGAACGCATTCACCTCTATTCTCAGATCGTCGGAATTGCCGACGTGTTTCATGCCATGACATCAGAGAGAATGTACAGAAGCAAGCAGCCGATCTTCAAAGTATTGGATATGATCAGCAAAGACTTATTTGGTAAATTTGACATTAAAGTAGTGGAAGGGCTCCTTCAATTAATGGGAGACTTAAGAACCGGCACCCCGGTAAGGTTATCCACGGGAGAGTTTGGAGAAGTCATCTATACCAAACCGAACGCCTTCACCAGCCCGATCGTTAAACTCAAAAACGAGGAAATAGTAGATTTATCTCTGCAAAAAGACATCTATATTACAGAGGTCTTTATTTAA